Proteins encoded within one genomic window of Gloeobacter kilaueensis JS1:
- a CDS encoding Ycf34 family protein, whose protein sequence is MCICVNCAYVDRCQTYHTVETVHQQPHLSEEPDFEPVHPLINVNLYDHGQGMEWDVVGCESFTEETGRWARLRPGELIPT, encoded by the coding sequence ATGTGCATCTGCGTCAACTGCGCCTACGTGGATCGCTGTCAGACCTACCACACGGTCGAAACCGTTCACCAGCAGCCTCACCTGAGTGAAGAGCCCGACTTCGAGCCTGTGCATCCGCTCATCAACGTCAACCTCTACGACCACGGGCAGGGAATGGAGTGGGATGTCGTCGGCTGCGAGAGCTTCACCGAAGAGACCGGTCGCTGGGCAAGGCTCAGGCCCGGAGAGCTGATCCCGACATAG
- the lgt gene encoding prolipoprotein diacylglyceryl transferase encodes MFTSPGPILVQIGGFAVRWYSLLILTGIVAGTLVAQRLAPKRSVNPEVFSDLVVWLVVGAIPMARLYYVIFEWHRFAAEPWWKVFAIWEGGIAIHGGILGGLLAAWLFCRRYGYSLLTLMDLVAPGLILGQAIGRWGNFFNSEAFGAPTDLPWKLFIPEPNRPPGLGEFAFYHPTFLYESLWDLGVFVLLLFVFYRVRPLATGSIACIYAIAYSLGRFWIEGLRMDSLMVGPLRTAQLVSLLGIAAGSIGLWWLNRRRDAQVGEVSQN; translated from the coding sequence ATGTTTACCTCCCCTGGACCGATTCTCGTGCAGATTGGCGGCTTCGCTGTGCGCTGGTACAGTCTGCTCATCCTCACCGGCATCGTCGCCGGTACCCTCGTCGCCCAGCGCCTCGCTCCAAAGCGCAGCGTCAACCCGGAAGTCTTCTCGGACTTGGTGGTCTGGCTGGTGGTTGGCGCGATTCCGATGGCGCGGCTGTACTACGTCATATTTGAATGGCACCGCTTTGCCGCCGAACCCTGGTGGAAGGTCTTCGCGATCTGGGAGGGTGGCATCGCCATCCACGGCGGCATCCTCGGGGGGTTACTCGCTGCCTGGCTGTTCTGCCGCCGCTACGGCTATTCGCTGCTCACACTGATGGATCTGGTCGCTCCCGGCCTGATTCTGGGCCAGGCGATTGGTCGCTGGGGCAACTTTTTTAACTCGGAGGCGTTCGGAGCACCCACCGACCTGCCCTGGAAGTTATTTATTCCTGAGCCGAACCGGCCACCGGGGCTGGGGGAGTTTGCCTTTTATCACCCGACATTTTTGTACGAATCGCTCTGGGATCTGGGCGTATTCGTGCTGCTGCTGTTTGTCTTTTATCGCGTTCGCCCTCTGGCCACCGGCAGCATCGCCTGCATCTACGCGATCGCCTACAGTCTGGGCCGCTTCTGGATCGAGGGGCTGCGCATGGACTCGCTGATGGTCGGTCCCCTGCGCACCGCCCAGCTGGTGAGCTTGCTGGGCATCGCAGCAGGCAGCATCGGCCTGTGGTGGCTCAATCGCCGCCGCGACGCCCAGGTGGGGGAAGTCAGCCAGAATTAG
- a CDS encoding bleomycin resistance protein: MFKSLTPNLGVDNVSTALDFYETVLGFQRVMVLPEQAPFDWGMVKLGDIQIMFQERANLGDELSIFKDRAPGGVLTFYLEVEDIEALHQKIHPQVSVLKAPHDTFYGMREFTIKDPNGYVLTFGQPIPGFAPDEPG, from the coding sequence ATGTTCAAGAGCCTCACTCCCAATTTAGGTGTCGATAATGTCAGCACGGCCCTCGATTTTTACGAGACAGTTCTGGGTTTTCAGCGGGTGATGGTCCTCCCTGAGCAGGCTCCCTTCGATTGGGGCATGGTCAAGCTGGGTGATATTCAGATCATGTTCCAGGAGCGCGCGAACCTCGGCGATGAGCTGTCTATCTTTAAAGACCGCGCTCCCGGTGGTGTGCTGACCTTCTACCTCGAAGTCGAAGATATCGAGGCGCTCCATCAAAAGATTCACCCCCAGGTCTCGGTGCTCAAAGCGCCCCACGATACCTTCTACGGCATGCGCGAATTTACGATCAAAGACCCGAATGGCTACGTCCTCACCTTTGGCCAGCCGATCCCCGGTTTTGCCCCCGATGAGCCGGGCTAA
- a CDS encoding Rad52/Rad22 family DNA repair protein — translation MESQIASLSLVEPVIAKVQIKAQALSSDQSRAMAVAYLEARDVAQRLDDVCGPHNWSDTYHVLQSTPSEWVVECRLTVVVAGGHEVTKCDVGLGEDAKAAYSDAFKRAAVKYGLGRFLYTLPKVWGDYDSHRRRFSEPAAVRAQMLAAYEASHSQAAGSGDNPPPPSIAKETAQLSDKQLHWLFEDLLRRPGVEGIVQECFEKVENLSKARRALGYLLSDAKGDLRPRFERVGSVEEWRKFIDMAKQLPVALPAVP, via the coding sequence ATGGAATCCCAAATCGCCAGTCTTTCGCTCGTCGAACCGGTCATTGCCAAAGTGCAGATCAAGGCCCAGGCGCTCAGCTCCGATCAGAGCCGGGCGATGGCCGTTGCCTACCTTGAGGCCCGCGACGTGGCCCAGCGCCTCGACGATGTCTGCGGTCCCCACAACTGGTCCGACACCTACCACGTCCTGCAGTCCACCCCTTCCGAGTGGGTGGTCGAGTGTCGCCTGACCGTCGTCGTGGCCGGCGGCCACGAAGTGACCAAGTGCGACGTCGGCCTCGGCGAAGATGCCAAGGCAGCCTACTCCGACGCCTTCAAGCGCGCCGCCGTCAAGTACGGCCTGGGCCGCTTTCTTTATACGCTGCCCAAAGTCTGGGGCGACTACGACAGCCACCGGCGGCGCTTCAGCGAACCTGCCGCCGTGCGTGCCCAGATGCTCGCCGCCTACGAGGCGAGCCATTCCCAGGCCGCTGGGTCCGGCGACAATCCCCCACCCCCCTCGATTGCCAAGGAGACAGCCCAGCTCAGCGACAAGCAGCTGCACTGGCTCTTTGAGGATCTGTTGCGCCGTCCGGGCGTCGAGGGCATCGTGCAGGAGTGCTTCGAGAAAGTCGAAAATCTCTCCAAGGCGAGGCGGGCTCTGGGCTACCTGCTCTCCGACGCCAAAGGCGATCTGCGTCCGCGCTTTGAACGGGTCGGCAGCGTCGAGGAGTGGCGCAAATTTATCGACATGGCCAAGCAACTGCCCGTCGCCCTGCCCGCTGTTCCTTAA
- the tatA gene encoding twin-arginine translocase TatA/TatE family subunit, translated as MPFGLGLPEVLVIAVIALLIFGPKKLPEMGSALGKAIRGFKSGVSDEPAKSAPAEAESPQSLPSGKDS; from the coding sequence ATGCCTTTTGGTCTCGGTTTGCCGGAAGTGCTGGTGATCGCCGTGATCGCCCTGCTCATTTTTGGTCCCAAGAAACTGCCTGAGATGGGCAGCGCACTCGGCAAGGCGATTCGCGGCTTTAAAAGTGGCGTGAGCGATGAGCCTGCTAAGAGTGCTCCTGCCGAAGCGGAGTCGCCCCAGAGCCTGCCCTCCGGCAAGGACTCCTAA
- the ndk gene encoding nucleoside-diphosphate kinase encodes MERTFIAIKPDGVQRGLSGEILQRFERRGFKLVGLKLIKVSEELAEKHYAEHRERPFFKGLVEFITSSPVVAAVIEGKGVVATARAMIGPTNPLNAPLGTIRGDYGIDIGRNIIHGSDSPESAEREIALWFTPEELLDWQATIAGWIYE; translated from the coding sequence GTGGAACGGACATTCATTGCCATCAAGCCCGACGGTGTGCAACGCGGCCTGAGCGGCGAGATTTTACAGCGCTTCGAGCGTCGCGGCTTCAAACTGGTCGGCTTAAAACTGATCAAAGTCAGCGAGGAGCTGGCAGAAAAACACTACGCCGAGCATCGGGAGCGGCCTTTTTTTAAGGGTCTGGTCGAATTTATTACCTCCTCGCCGGTCGTAGCAGCGGTGATCGAAGGCAAGGGGGTCGTCGCCACCGCCCGCGCCATGATTGGCCCCACCAACCCGCTCAACGCTCCCCTCGGCACGATCCGGGGCGACTACGGCATCGACATTGGCCGCAACATCATCCACGGCTCCGACAGCCCCGAGTCCGCCGAGCGCGAGATCGCCCTGTGGTTTACGCCCGAAGAACTGCTCGACTGGCAGGCGACGATCGCAGGCTGGATCTACGAGTAG
- the lexA gene encoding transcriptional repressor LexA has protein sequence MITLRQKEFLQQLIETYGSTPLPPIRTLATDLDQHRTTVYRWLQLLEQMGYLKAQGNRYYIDPDLLGIPLLENRIPAGSPVTVEEDLLNSRMSLDEYLVEERTSTFLLRVKGDSMIEAGIFEGDIVVVNQNKRAQDGDVVVARIDGEMTLKTLRRRNGQSWLEPANSRYAPIHPASGLEVSGVVVGLVRKY, from the coding sequence ATGATTACGCTTCGTCAAAAAGAATTCCTGCAGCAACTGATCGAAACCTACGGTTCGACGCCGCTGCCGCCGATTCGTACCCTCGCCACCGATCTCGATCAGCACCGCACCACGGTTTATCGCTGGCTGCAGCTGCTTGAGCAGATGGGCTATCTCAAGGCCCAGGGCAACCGCTACTACATCGATCCGGATCTGTTGGGCATCCCGCTACTTGAGAACCGCATCCCCGCCGGTTCGCCCGTGACGGTCGAAGAAGATCTGCTCAACAGCCGCATGTCCCTCGACGAATATCTCGTCGAAGAGCGCACCAGCACCTTTTTGTTGCGGGTCAAGGGCGATTCGATGATCGAGGCGGGCATCTTCGAGGGCGATATCGTCGTCGTCAATCAAAACAAGCGCGCCCAGGACGGCGATGTCGTCGTCGCCCGCATCGATGGCGAGATGACCCTCAAGACCCTGCGTCGCCGCAACGGCCAGAGCTGGCTTGAGCCGGCCAACAGCCGCTACGCTCCGATCCACCCGGCCAGCGGCCTCGAGGTCAGCGGCGTCGTCGTCGGCCTGGTGCGCAAGTACTGA
- the rsmG gene encoding 16S rRNA (guanine(527)-N(7))-methyltransferase RsmG yields MEYEQSLWQELGWQPDSEQSRQFERLYALVIAGNSRLNLTRITDREEFWEKHLWDSLRGAVSFFERKDVSAIDIGSGAGFPGLPIAIARPDWYVLLLDSVRKKVGFIASTLQALGVTNAQALCGRAEEIAHRRDHRESYDLAVLRAVAPANVCAEYGLPFVKVGGGAVLYRGNWEVREEVELARACAALGAEIAEIDAFELPVSRAVRHCIVLNKTAPGLRVFPRPAGLPVQHPLGALEGEPPASEQAH; encoded by the coding sequence ATGGAATACGAGCAATCGCTCTGGCAGGAACTGGGCTGGCAACCCGACAGCGAGCAGTCCCGCCAGTTCGAGCGCCTCTACGCGCTGGTGATCGCAGGTAACAGCCGCCTGAACCTGACGCGGATTACCGATCGCGAGGAATTCTGGGAGAAGCACCTGTGGGACTCGCTTAGAGGCGCGGTGAGCTTCTTTGAGCGAAAAGACGTGAGCGCAATCGACATCGGCAGCGGGGCGGGCTTTCCGGGTTTGCCCATCGCCATCGCTCGACCGGACTGGTACGTGCTGCTCCTAGATTCGGTGCGCAAAAAAGTCGGCTTTATCGCCTCGACCCTGCAGGCGCTCGGGGTGACCAACGCCCAGGCTCTCTGTGGCCGCGCCGAAGAGATTGCCCACCGGCGCGATCACCGCGAGAGTTACGATCTGGCCGTTCTAAGGGCGGTGGCCCCGGCGAATGTCTGCGCCGAATATGGGCTGCCTTTTGTAAAGGTGGGGGGAGGGGCGGTGCTCTATCGTGGCAACTGGGAGGTGCGCGAAGAAGTGGAACTGGCCCGCGCCTGCGCGGCACTGGGGGCGGAAATCGCCGAGATCGATGCGTTTGAGCTGCCCGTCAGCCGGGCTGTGCGCCACTGCATCGTGCTCAACAAGACCGCCCCCGGATTGCGCGTCTTTCCGAGGCCAGCCGGTCTGCCGGTGCAACATCCGCTCGGTGCCCTCGAAGGAGAGCCACCGGCGAGCGAACAAGCCCACTGA
- a CDS encoding energy transducer TonB, with the protein MARFIPLCALMLTLAGTAALPLLAQQDSKTAPSAELRAYQLKVRDKILENWQPPDIDNDTRLEVSVRVDRDGKVTTKPEVKVLDGASKSDAEDAVLDAVRRSQPFESVPANVAPFYVDVRFRLKIAARTPATPKCFPVATYIDLPAERQAPVKKGIDDFTGLLRDTVGNKPLFNLVSDRSQADLIVQASSDPRLPRIEKARFAGRYTVNDALSTGTIDLGLKDSSGKDYTDGELTLNTMQLLGRVLGLAGTGGQADSIMSDVRIAPRFAGDQARYAADTVKAASCTAQNAQRGFQVVTATAPEKK; encoded by the coding sequence ATGGCCAGGTTCATTCCTCTTTGTGCGCTGATGCTGACGCTAGCAGGCACTGCTGCTCTTCCTCTGCTGGCGCAGCAAGATTCAAAAACCGCTCCCAGTGCTGAACTGCGAGCCTACCAGCTCAAAGTGCGCGATAAGATCCTCGAGAACTGGCAGCCTCCGGACATCGACAACGACACCCGACTGGAAGTGTCGGTGCGGGTCGATCGCGACGGCAAGGTGACGACCAAACCCGAGGTCAAGGTTCTCGACGGTGCCAGCAAATCCGATGCCGAAGATGCAGTCCTCGACGCGGTGCGCCGCTCCCAACCCTTTGAGAGCGTACCGGCCAACGTCGCTCCCTTCTACGTCGATGTGCGCTTTCGGCTCAAGATCGCAGCCAGGACACCGGCGACTCCAAAGTGTTTCCCGGTGGCCACCTACATCGACCTGCCCGCTGAGAGGCAGGCTCCCGTCAAAAAGGGCATCGATGACTTTACGGGTTTGCTGCGCGATACGGTGGGCAACAAGCCGCTATTTAATCTCGTGAGTGATCGCTCCCAGGCCGACTTGATCGTCCAGGCGAGCAGCGATCCGAGGCTGCCGCGCATCGAGAAGGCCCGATTTGCCGGGCGCTACACCGTCAACGATGCCCTGAGTACCGGCACGATCGATCTGGGCCTCAAAGACAGTTCCGGCAAAGACTACACCGACGGTGAACTGACACTCAACACGATGCAGCTGTTGGGCCGGGTGCTGGGCCTGGCGGGTACCGGTGGTCAGGCTGACTCGATCATGTCCGACGTGCGGATCGCCCCGCGCTTTGCAGGCGATCAGGCCCGCTACGCCGCCGATACGGTCAAGGCTGCCAGTTGCACTGCTCAAAACGCCCAGCGCGGCTTCCAGGTCGTCACCGCCACCGCGCCAGAAAAAAAGTAA